From the genome of Rhododendron vialii isolate Sample 1 chromosome 10a, ASM3025357v1:
TCACTGATCACACCCAAGAAGTCGTCCTTTATTGTACCAATGCAgaactgaaaaggaaaaaaagaaagaaaaaaaaaaactatacacaTCAAATGACGAACAACTATCCcaaaaagaaatagaagaagAGATAATCAACATCCCTGCATACATAACACCAGACTGAAAAAACAATGCAGATTGAGATATAAGTATAGACACAACCATTAGTAGATGCGCTAAAGGTTCAAAACACATTCGCGAAACCTCTGAagtcctcataatggttccaaATCTAGAGCTATGCCATATGCTACTCACTCTTGAACaggatttctttttttccaccTCTTAAAAACCCTGACCAGAACCACCTTTATGGCTTGGTACTATTGAAAGATTCTGGCCCATCTGGATTTGGTTTATAGAACACTTGTATTTTCTACAATCAATTACAACGTCTAACTACTTTGAGGTAAATTCCACATAGAAAAGAATAAACAGCCATACTAATTCAATATTACAATATCAGTAATATGTGAGCATCCATAAGATGTTTTTCATGTGCTTTTTTCCCCCTCCAAAAACACTTGCATCTGtaaggttttttcttttctttttcttttttttttttttttttttttgtgggggggggtggtgtttgTAAACAAAAATCCACTATCTACCTTGAACTTCAAGTCacaaaatgcaagaaaatttACTGAACCAATTTGCTGATCAAAATGTATGTTTCAATTTGGTGCCACAACGAAGAGTCACAGAATGTAGAATAttatagaaagagagagaaaaatgagtaCATACAATCTCTGTAGCATCCACCCGAGTGCCAATAATCTTTAGCcgtacttcactttccttttcaaTCTTGACCTGCATAAGGACTGTAGTGAACAATTTCCCCAGCATAGTCAATAAATTCAGAAATTCATTCTCCCCTGAATCCAAGTACAAAAACCTATACGTACTGATCTATCTGAAGTTGTGTAGTTAGGCATATCTCCAGATTGGAACTCCATATCATCGGGTATCAACTGAAAACAATAGACGATGACATAAAGGTATGCATAAACAGATAAGTTAAATACATGCTCACAAAGATACAAATGTAACCATTGGACTTTTTTATGGCTTCAGAAAAATTTCCTGAAGGCAGCGGTAAAGATTCTTAAAGATAACTGAAGCAAAATGATAATTCCTCATGCTTTATAATGTAGCCTATACTGTATGGTTCTTTATCATGCACCATTGTGTTGGTAGGGGGGAAAAAATGCTTCTCTACAGTTCTTTTACCATTCCTCTTTCTAAGTTTTCCTCCTTCATGGAGGATTACTGCGTTTTGGAAGGTTCTCCTTCCCTATGCAGCAcagatactctattttggcctccgtatcACGTATCGTATCAGTATCGGATACGATACTCTCGGATAAGCTCTGGATACATATCcgatatgttttttttaaagtatcctgcatttagaattatttttttggtatcttGATACGTTTCGGAAATGCGCAGATACGTGTTGGATACGCTcggatacgttttggatacgcacgagggtaaatatgttattacttaaaatatatgggttaaaattgcaattaagactatatttttctttttcccccacCAATCGATACCACAAACATACTGACGATAtaacccctccccccccccccccccccccccccccccccctctctttctcgCGTGTGCACGTTCGCGCTCTCTCGGCATGTGAACGGTGAACTTGtattttaggaattaaaaattatatatataagaaattttttatttacttttatattcaatGTATCCTCCAATGTATTGTatctttctttttggaaaaatcacgtaTCCGTATATTCGTATCGTATCGaatccgtatccgtgcttcttagctcCTTCCTTGTACTCCATTTCGTTTGCTTGCAACAAAACTCTCAgttgccaaaaagaaaaaaaacacttcttTCCACCTACTGAATATTCACAAGCAATAGGGATAAAATTCAACCtataaagttaaaacaaaacTGCAAACACACATTGGAGCAGACAAAATATTTAAGCCAATGACAAACCCACATGATTTGACACAAAAATTTGAACTGGCCCTGCTTCAGCGAAAAATCCCATCTGCGAAAACCAAAAGACAAAATCATACTTCACATTATCATACATGGGTGTGTACATGGAAACCAACAATGCAAACTCCAACAATGTATTATACTCACCCTAATGCCACAAGAAGCAACAATTCTATCTCTGTAATCCTATATCATAGAAACACCATGCTCATGTTTGATTGGTGGGATTAGATACGGGACTGAATTAAAATGTTGTTGGACCGTATTAGATGTTCGAATCCCCCAGTGGTGGAGGGATCCTATATTCATTGGACGCCAAACAAGAGATTTCCAATATTCAGGATTAGAGCTGCAAACGAATCGAGCTGCTTGCGAGCAGCTTGTCACtcagctcgttaaggctcggcttggctcgtttagtaatcaAGCCAAGCTTGAGTTTTAGCTCTTTTAGTAAACGAACGGAGCACAAcactcaagctcggctcggcacGCAAAAGCTCCGCTTGTTTAAAGAGGCTTGTTTAAAGAGGCTTGTTTAAGAGGCTTGTTCAGTTAACCTGaaaacgagccaagcttgagctcAAGTTTTCTGGCTCGAACACTATAAAACTCGGCTCAGCTTGGCTCAGTTCGGTTGCACCCCTATTGGGATGTGGTATTGATAATCCCGTATTAGGTCTGATGTTATTACTCATTCTACATTATTACACCCACCAATCCAAGGACCAAGGGGGCCTCCATGTATTGCCAAAGAAAGAATGTACAATATGTTGTACTAAGTCAATATAAAGCAATAAAACATGAAGCATACCTTATTAACCATGGTAACAACAGCTTCTAAGATCTCTCCTTTGAATGGTCGGAAGACAACGCACTGGTACTTCACAGGGAAGGTAACGAACCCGGTGCCGTCTCGAATTAGCCCTTTCCCGACGCTCTCGATACCAGTAATCGCCACCACGAACCCGTGTCGGCCactgaaaaaagaaacaattgcGAAATCGGTTACCTTTAGTGTATTTAGTCGATCATCTGGGGAAACGCAGGAGAAAAACCCTAATCAAGACTCGTCGCCGTTTGTTGGGAAAGCAAACCTGCAAGTGCCTTCAACGTCTTTCATGAGCTTGGCGATGAGCTTTTCTCGGAGGTCGCGGCCGAAGTGGCGGGGGTGGAGCTGCATGTTTCGCTCCAAAACTATGTGGAAAAACATGGCTTCCGAAATCGCCGACGACGACCAGCGGTgctgttggagagagagagagtcagaaagagggaaatttttcggtgccgggtggcATATCGGATGTGGTACCCGGTCGGTATATTTGAGTcgtccaatacatttttgaacggtttgaattgaaactctgtctctctcatcgtcccaacactttctttcttctttttctcactctaaatccgaaccgtccaaaaatgcaataGACAATTCGGATGCGCTAAACGGGTACCAGTGATACCCAGAAACAGAGAAGGAATTTTTGTTATTcgttttttggaaaatgacggccaatgaagtgttttgataattaatacatgccaaagatatttttaacataaacaaatgttctcagcatattcttaatgagtattaattatcaaaacatgccatgagccatcattttcccttcatttttttCGAGCAAAGATAAAAATTGTTTGGGCTTGCCCTTTTATGTTTATTTGGGCCTTGTAAATAATTGGGCCTTTGTAATGGGCTAGCACTTTTTTGTCCCTTTGGTCTTGGATTGGGTCAAGCTAAAGGAAATACTACCATAAGTGGGATGAGTATGCCCCCAAATCACTTTGAGCAACTCTCATGTTAGCAAGTCTATCTGCTACTTTGTTCCTCTCTTTGAGCTTGTGCCTCAAGGCGCATTCCGTTGTTTTCATAAATTGCTTTACATTCTTGGATAATGACTATGTGGAGAGAATTCTCAGGCGATTTTCCAAAGATCAGATTAATAGTGGCGGTTGAATCTAACTCCACTTCCATAGCTTCCATTCCTTCTTGTTGAATCATTTCAAGCCCTCCGAATAAACTCCATAATTTGACTTCCAAGCTTGTACAATTTTCAAGCCTTTCAAAAAATCCAAGGACCCAATGCCCTCTCTCCTCCCTGAAAGCTCCACCATAGCCTATCAGGCCCGGATTTCCTGATCAAGTAACAAACTCTCTGGACCCAATGCATTTACA
Proteins encoded in this window:
- the LOC131302425 gene encoding DNA-directed RNA polymerase II subunit RPB7 isoform X2; the encoded protein is MFFHIVLERNMQLHPRHFGRDLREKLIAKLMKDVEGTCSGRHGFVVAITGIESVGKGLIRDGTGFVTFPVKYQCVVFRPFKGEILEAVVTMVNKLIPDDMEFQSGDMPNYTTSDRSVKIEKESEVRLKIIGTRVDATEIFCIGTIKDDFLGVISDPSAAA
- the LOC131302425 gene encoding DNA-directed RNA polymerase II subunit RPB7 isoform X1; protein product: MFFHIVLERNMQLHPRHFGRDLREKLIAKLMKDVEGTCSGRHGFVVAITGIESVGKGLIRDGTGFVTFPVKYQCVVFRPFKGEILEAVVTMVNKMGFFAEAGPVQIFVSNHLIPDDMEFQSGDMPNYTTSDRSVKIEKESEVRLKIIGTRVDATEIFCIGTIKDDFLGVISDPSAAA
- the LOC131302425 gene encoding DNA-directed RNA polymerase II subunit RPB7 isoform X3 — encoded protein: MFFHIVLERNMQLHPRHFGRDLREKLIAKLMKDVEGTCSGRHGFVVAITGIESVGKGLIRDGTGFVTFPVKYQCVVFRPFKGEILEAVVTMVNKMGFFAEAGPVQIFVSNHLIPDDMEFQSGDMPNYTTSDRSSLCRSRLKRKVKYG